A part of Anolis sagrei isolate rAnoSag1 chromosome 3, rAnoSag1.mat, whole genome shotgun sequence genomic DNA contains:
- the SLITRK5 gene encoding SLIT and NTRK-like protein 5 isoform X1, translating to MYACCSTVTLEQDLNRKMHIWMVQTIAFALTSLVLAWAESIEYYGEICDNKCPCEEKDGILTVSCENRGIINLSEISPPKFSIYHLLLSGNLLNRLYPNQFVNYTGASILHLGGNDIQDIETGAFHGLRGLRRLHLNNNKLEALRDDTFVGLESLEYLQVDYNYISVIEPNTFSKLHLLQVLILNDNLLSSLPNNLFRFVPLTHLDLRGNRLKLLPYLGLLQHMDKVVELQLEENPWNCSCELIALKDWLDSISYSALVGDVVCETPFRLHGRDLDEVSKQELCPRRLISDYEMRPQTPLSTTGYFHTTPASVNSVATSSSAVYKSPLKPKGTRQPNKSRVRPTSRLPSKDLGYSNYGPSIAYQTKSPVPLECPTACTCNLQISDLGLNVNCQERKIESISELQPKPYNPKKMYLTENYIALVRRSDFLDATGLDLLHLGNNRISVIQDRAFGDLTNLRRLYLNGNRIEKLNREIFYGLQSLQYLFLQYNVIREIEPGTFDPVPNLQLLFLNNNLLRSLPVGIFSGLTLYRLNLRSNHFSYLPVSGVLDQLKSLLQIDLHENPWDCTCDVVGMKLWLEQLNTGVLVDQVICESPKKFAENYMRNIKAELLCPDYSDIIVSTPTPSSMQGPARTTPFSGQFNSTLEEDDSASPSGGSSSSSSSTVPLSVLILSLLLVFIMSVFVAAGLFVLVMKRRKKVQGDHASTNNSDVSSFNMQYSVYTGGGAPHSHPHAHHQQHQQHLHRGGGGGGPALPKVKTPAGHVYEYIPHPLGHMCKNPIYRSREGNAGEDYKDLHEIKVTYSNHHLQPQPPPPPPALGQPPAVPGVQEETLRSPTYSVSTIDPRDELLSPVQDADCFYRGILEPDKHPSSTLGGSALPEYPKFPPTAYTYSPNYDLRRPPHPYLHPGPGDSRLRETVLYTPPSTVFVEPNRNEYLELKAKLNAEPDYLEVLEKQTTFSQF from the coding sequence ATGTATGCTTGCTGCTCTACGGTGACTCTGGAGCAGGATCTCAACAGGAAAATGCATATCTGGATGGTGCAAACCATAGCCTTTGCTTTAACATCTCTAGTCCTGGCGTGGGCAGAGAGCATCGAGTATTATGGGGAGATCTGTGACAACAAATGCCCTTGTGAGGAAAAGGATGGCATCTTAACGGTGAGCTGTGAGAACCGAGGGATCATCAACCTCTCTGAGATTAGCCCTCCAAAATTCTCCATCTACCATCTCCTGCTGTCTGGAAATCTCCTCAATAGACTTTATCCCAACCAATTTGTCAATTACACTGGGGCCTCAATTTTGCATCTGGGTGGTAATGACATCCAGGACATTGAAACGGGAGCCTTTCACGGACTGAGAGGCTTAAGGAGGTTGCatttgaacaacaacaagctggaGGCACTGAGGGATGACACTTTTGTGGGCCTGGAGAGCTTAGAGTACCTCCAAGTTGATTACAATTACATCAGTGTTATTGAACCCAACACTTTCAGCAAGCTGCACCTCCTGCAAGTGCTGATTTTGAATGACAACCTCCTCTCTTCATTGCCTAACAATCTCTTTCGATTTGTGCCCTTGACACACCTCGATCTGAGGGGGAACCGGTTGAAGCTACTCCCTTATCTGGGCCTCCTACAGCACATGGATAAGGTTGTGGAGTTGCAGCTGGAGGAGAACCCATGGAACTGCTCCTGTGAATTGATAGCTCTAAAGGATTGGTTGGACAGTATCTCCTATTCAGCCTTGGTAGGGGATGTGGTTTGTGAAACCCCTTTCCGTTTGCATGGGAGGGATTTGGATGAAGTTTCCAAGCAGGAGCTTTGCCCAAGGAGACTCATTTCAGATTATGAGATGAGGCCACAGACACCACTTAGCACCACAGGGTACTTTCATACCACACCAGCCTCTGTAAATTCAGTGGCTACATCTTCCTCGGCTGTTTACAAATCACCTTTAAAGCCCAAGGGGACTCGCCAGCCCAACAAGTCTAGGGTGCGCCCCACCTCCCGTTTGCCCTCCAAGGATTTGGGATACAGCAATTATGGACCCAGCATTGCTTACCAGACCAAATCCCCGGTGCCTTTGGAGTGTCCTACAGCTTGCACTTGCAACCTTCAAATCTCTGATTTGGGCCTCAATGTCAACTGCCAAGAGAGGAAGATTGAGAGTATCTCAGAACTTCAACCCAAGCCGTACAACCCTAAGAAAATGTATTTGACTGAGAATTACATTGCTCTCGTGCGCAGGTCAGATTTCCTGGATGCTACCGGGCTGGATTTGCTCCACCTGGGCAATAACCGTATCTCAGTTATTCAGGACAGGGCCTTTGGGGATCTTACTAACTTGAGGAGGCTGTATCTGAATGGAAACCGTATTGAGAAACTGAACCGGGAAATTTTTTATGGGCTTCAGAGTTTGCAGTACCTCTTTCTGCAATATAATGTGATCCGGGAGATCGAACCAGGCACTTTTGATCCTGTGCCCAATTTACAGCTCTTGTTTCTCAACAACAATCTTTTGAGATCATTACCTGTGGGCATTTTTTCTGGCTTAACTCTATACAGGTTGAACCTGAGGAGCAACCATTTCTCCTACCTTCCAGTTAGTGGGGTGCTTGACCAGCTGAAATCCCTGCTTCAGATAGATCTTCATGAGAATCCATGGGATTGTACATGTGATGTTGTGGGCATGAAGTTATGGCTTGAACAACTCAATACAGGAGTCCTTGTAGATCAGGTAATCTGTGAATCCCCTAAGAAATTTGCTGAGAATTACATGAGGAACATCAAAGCAGAGCTGCTATGTCCAGACTACTCTGACATCATTGTTTCCACACCCACACCATCCTCCATGCAGGGACCAGCAAGGACCACCCCCTTCTCGGGGCAGTTCAATAGCACCTTGGAGGAAGATGACTCAGCATCACCTTCTggtggctcttcttcctcctcttcttccacggTGCCTTTGTCGGTGCTTATCCTCAGCTTGCTTCTGGTATTTATCATGTCTGTATTTGTGGCTGCAGGCCTCTTTGTGTTGGTTATGAAGCGCAGGAAGAAGGTTCAAGGAGACCATGCCAGCACCAACAACTCAGATGTCAGTTCCTTCAACATGCAGTACAGTGTCTACACTGGTGGGGGAGCTCCCCATTCTCACCCCCATGCCCATCACCAGCAGCACCAACAGCATCTTCaccgtggaggaggaggaggtggcccAGCTTTGCCTAAGGTGAAAACCCCTGCAGGACACGTCTATGAGTACATCCCTCACCCTTTAGGCCACATGTGCAAGAACCCAATCTACCGCTCTAGAGAGGGCAATGCAGGCGAGGATTACAAAGATCTTCATGAAATCAAGGTGACCTACAGCAATCATCACCTTCAGCCCCAGCCCCCACCACCCCCACCGGCCTTGGGGCAACCTCCAGCAGTTCCAGGGGTCCAAGAAGAGACCCTACGGAGCCCCACGTACAGTGTGAGCACCATTGATCCTCGAGATGAGTTGCTTTCCCCTGTTCAGGATGCTGATTGTTTTTACAGGGGCATTTTGGAGCCCGACAAACATCCTTCTTCCACCTTGGGGGGTAGTGCCCTTCCTGAGTACCCTAAATTCCCCCCTACTGCCTACACCTACTCCCCTAACTATGACCTTAGACGCCCCCCTCATCCCTATTTGCATCCCGGCCCAGGGGACAGTAGGCTACGGGAGACAGTGCTCTATACACCCCCAAGCACTGTATTTGTAGAGCCTAACAGGAACGAATACCTGGAGCTTAAAGCAAAGCTAAATGCAGAGCCGGACTACCTCGAAGTGTTGGAAAAACAGACCACATTCAGTCAGTTCTGA
- the SLITRK5 gene encoding SLIT and NTRK-like protein 5 isoform X2, which produces MTWLANSSTSGDNMYACCSTVTLEQDLNRKMHIWMVQTIAFALTSLVLAWAESIEYYGEICDNKCPCEEKDGILTVSCENRGIINLSEISPPKFSIYHLLLSGNLLNRLYPNQFVNYTGASILHLGGNDIQDIETGAFHGLRGLRRLHLNNNKLEALRDDTFVGLESLEYLQVDYNYISVIEPNTFSKLHLLQVLILNDNLLSSLPNNLFRFVPLTHLDLRGNRLKLLPYLGLLQHMDKVVELQLEENPWNCSCELIALKDWLDSISYSALVGDVVCETPFRLHGRDLDEVSKQELCPRRLISDYEMRPQTPLSTTGYFHTTPASVNSVATSSSAVYKSPLKPKGTRQPNKSRVRPTSRLPSKDLGYSNYGPSIAYQTKSPVPLECPTACTCNLQISDLGLNVNCQERKIESISELQPKPYNPKKMYLTENYIALVRRSDFLDATGLDLLHLGNNRISVIQDRAFGDLTNLRRLYLNGNRIEKLNREIFYGLQSLQYLFLQYNVIREIEPGTFDPVPNLQLLFLNNNLLRSLPVGIFSGLTLYRLNLRSNHFSYLPVSGVLDQLKSLLQIDLHENPWDCTCDVVGMKLWLEQLNTGVLVDQVICESPKKFAENYMRNIKAELLCPDYSDIIVSTPTPSSMQGPARTTPFSGQFNSTLEEDDSASPSGGSSSSSSSTVPLSVLILSLLLVFIMSVFVAAGLFVLVMKRRKKVQGDHASTNNSDVSSFNMQYSVYTGGGAPHSHPHAHHQQHQQHLHRGGGGGGPALPKVKTPAGHVYEYIPHPLGHMCKNPIYRSREGNAGEDYKDLHEIKVTYSNHHLQPQPPPPPPALGQPPAVPGVQEETLRSPTYSVSTIDPRDELLSPVQDADCFYRGILEPDKHPSSTLGGSALPEYPKFPPTAYTYSPNYDLRRPPHPYLHPGPGDSRLRETVLYTPPSTVFVEPNRNEYLELKAKLNAEPDYLEVLEKQTTFSQF; this is translated from the exons ATGACTTGGCTGGCAAATTCCAGCActtctg GAGATAACATGTATGCTTGCTGCTCTACGGTGACTCTGGAGCAGGATCTCAACAGGAAAATGCATATCTGGATGGTGCAAACCATAGCCTTTGCTTTAACATCTCTAGTCCTGGCGTGGGCAGAGAGCATCGAGTATTATGGGGAGATCTGTGACAACAAATGCCCTTGTGAGGAAAAGGATGGCATCTTAACGGTGAGCTGTGAGAACCGAGGGATCATCAACCTCTCTGAGATTAGCCCTCCAAAATTCTCCATCTACCATCTCCTGCTGTCTGGAAATCTCCTCAATAGACTTTATCCCAACCAATTTGTCAATTACACTGGGGCCTCAATTTTGCATCTGGGTGGTAATGACATCCAGGACATTGAAACGGGAGCCTTTCACGGACTGAGAGGCTTAAGGAGGTTGCatttgaacaacaacaagctggaGGCACTGAGGGATGACACTTTTGTGGGCCTGGAGAGCTTAGAGTACCTCCAAGTTGATTACAATTACATCAGTGTTATTGAACCCAACACTTTCAGCAAGCTGCACCTCCTGCAAGTGCTGATTTTGAATGACAACCTCCTCTCTTCATTGCCTAACAATCTCTTTCGATTTGTGCCCTTGACACACCTCGATCTGAGGGGGAACCGGTTGAAGCTACTCCCTTATCTGGGCCTCCTACAGCACATGGATAAGGTTGTGGAGTTGCAGCTGGAGGAGAACCCATGGAACTGCTCCTGTGAATTGATAGCTCTAAAGGATTGGTTGGACAGTATCTCCTATTCAGCCTTGGTAGGGGATGTGGTTTGTGAAACCCCTTTCCGTTTGCATGGGAGGGATTTGGATGAAGTTTCCAAGCAGGAGCTTTGCCCAAGGAGACTCATTTCAGATTATGAGATGAGGCCACAGACACCACTTAGCACCACAGGGTACTTTCATACCACACCAGCCTCTGTAAATTCAGTGGCTACATCTTCCTCGGCTGTTTACAAATCACCTTTAAAGCCCAAGGGGACTCGCCAGCCCAACAAGTCTAGGGTGCGCCCCACCTCCCGTTTGCCCTCCAAGGATTTGGGATACAGCAATTATGGACCCAGCATTGCTTACCAGACCAAATCCCCGGTGCCTTTGGAGTGTCCTACAGCTTGCACTTGCAACCTTCAAATCTCTGATTTGGGCCTCAATGTCAACTGCCAAGAGAGGAAGATTGAGAGTATCTCAGAACTTCAACCCAAGCCGTACAACCCTAAGAAAATGTATTTGACTGAGAATTACATTGCTCTCGTGCGCAGGTCAGATTTCCTGGATGCTACCGGGCTGGATTTGCTCCACCTGGGCAATAACCGTATCTCAGTTATTCAGGACAGGGCCTTTGGGGATCTTACTAACTTGAGGAGGCTGTATCTGAATGGAAACCGTATTGAGAAACTGAACCGGGAAATTTTTTATGGGCTTCAGAGTTTGCAGTACCTCTTTCTGCAATATAATGTGATCCGGGAGATCGAACCAGGCACTTTTGATCCTGTGCCCAATTTACAGCTCTTGTTTCTCAACAACAATCTTTTGAGATCATTACCTGTGGGCATTTTTTCTGGCTTAACTCTATACAGGTTGAACCTGAGGAGCAACCATTTCTCCTACCTTCCAGTTAGTGGGGTGCTTGACCAGCTGAAATCCCTGCTTCAGATAGATCTTCATGAGAATCCATGGGATTGTACATGTGATGTTGTGGGCATGAAGTTATGGCTTGAACAACTCAATACAGGAGTCCTTGTAGATCAGGTAATCTGTGAATCCCCTAAGAAATTTGCTGAGAATTACATGAGGAACATCAAAGCAGAGCTGCTATGTCCAGACTACTCTGACATCATTGTTTCCACACCCACACCATCCTCCATGCAGGGACCAGCAAGGACCACCCCCTTCTCGGGGCAGTTCAATAGCACCTTGGAGGAAGATGACTCAGCATCACCTTCTggtggctcttcttcctcctcttcttccacggTGCCTTTGTCGGTGCTTATCCTCAGCTTGCTTCTGGTATTTATCATGTCTGTATTTGTGGCTGCAGGCCTCTTTGTGTTGGTTATGAAGCGCAGGAAGAAGGTTCAAGGAGACCATGCCAGCACCAACAACTCAGATGTCAGTTCCTTCAACATGCAGTACAGTGTCTACACTGGTGGGGGAGCTCCCCATTCTCACCCCCATGCCCATCACCAGCAGCACCAACAGCATCTTCaccgtggaggaggaggaggtggcccAGCTTTGCCTAAGGTGAAAACCCCTGCAGGACACGTCTATGAGTACATCCCTCACCCTTTAGGCCACATGTGCAAGAACCCAATCTACCGCTCTAGAGAGGGCAATGCAGGCGAGGATTACAAAGATCTTCATGAAATCAAGGTGACCTACAGCAATCATCACCTTCAGCCCCAGCCCCCACCACCCCCACCGGCCTTGGGGCAACCTCCAGCAGTTCCAGGGGTCCAAGAAGAGACCCTACGGAGCCCCACGTACAGTGTGAGCACCATTGATCCTCGAGATGAGTTGCTTTCCCCTGTTCAGGATGCTGATTGTTTTTACAGGGGCATTTTGGAGCCCGACAAACATCCTTCTTCCACCTTGGGGGGTAGTGCCCTTCCTGAGTACCCTAAATTCCCCCCTACTGCCTACACCTACTCCCCTAACTATGACCTTAGACGCCCCCCTCATCCCTATTTGCATCCCGGCCCAGGGGACAGTAGGCTACGGGAGACAGTGCTCTATACACCCCCAAGCACTGTATTTGTAGAGCCTAACAGGAACGAATACCTGGAGCTTAAAGCAAAGCTAAATGCAGAGCCGGACTACCTCGAAGTGTTGGAAAAACAGACCACATTCAGTCAGTTCTGA